The following proteins come from a genomic window of Brachionichthys hirsutus isolate HB-005 chromosome 20, CSIRO-AGI_Bhir_v1, whole genome shotgun sequence:
- the si:ch211-57i17.5 gene encoding usherin → MALLRKSIGETPAQFCSRFLCVGGKQMPPHRETLCLEVERVSNASQLLNIDEATGVILNLPAGLRHLIDASNSEGVPAPPPPTGRTTDRSTDSPANPPPGGGGGGGGGVGERTEGGQGGQSVVRELWFIVVLTGAALLLLAVILGVVLNKALNKAPFTRERPPLVQQPTKKRRAMAVYPLGNSALFDTVPHTTSFSNTVTLKGFTMKMEDMLEAKREPVGAPQGELGILSVSSLRRSVSQVMDGKSLAADEEAWDPNISGHDSGMFMDDEEFVDTIKGFSTVRKEHTMFTDTNL, encoded by the exons atggcactGCTGAGGAAAAGCATCGGCGAAACTCCCGCACAGTTTTGCTCAAGGTTCCTCTGCGTTGGAGGAAAACAGATGCCTCCTCATCGGGAAACTTTGTGCCTTGAA GTTGAGCGGGTCAGCAACGCATCTCAGCTGTTAAATATTGATGAGGCGACAGGTGTGATCCTGAACCTCCCGGCAGGTCTCCGCCATCTGATCGATGCATCAAACAGTGAGGGGGTtccagcaccccccccacccacaggCCGCACCACGGACCGCAGCACTG ATTCACCAGCTAaccctcctcctggaggaggaggaggaggaggaggaggggttgGTGAACGGACAGAGGGGGGTCAGGGAGGTCAGTCAGTCGTCCGGGAGCTGTGGTTCATCGTGGTGCTGACGGGcgcggcgctgctgctgctggccgtcATCTTGGGGGTCGTGCTCAACAAG GCCCTGAACAAAGCCCCCTTCACCAGAGAGAGACCCCCACTGGTGCAGCAGcccacaaagaagaggagagccATGGCTGTTTATCCACTCGGCAACTCCGCCCTG TTTGACACCGTCCCTCACACTACCAGCTTCTCCAACACCGTGACCCTCAAGGGCTTTACGATGAAGATGGAG gACATGCTGGAGGCTAAACGCGAGCCCGTCGGTGCACCTCAGGGCGAGCTGGGGATCCTCAGCGTGAGCTCCCTGCGGCGCAGCGTCAGCCAGGTGATGGATGGGAAATCCCTCGCAGCAGACGAGGAGGCGTGGGACCCGAACATCTCGGGCCACGACAGTGGGATG TTCATGGATGACGAGGAATTTGTCGACACCATCAAAGGTTTCAGCACCGTCAGGAAGGAGCACACCATGTTCACCGACACCAACCTGTGA
- the fez2b gene encoding fasciculation and elongation protein zeta-2 isoform X1, with protein sequence MAAPLAHFDEDWQDFNEFKPASASADRLDQLNSNVGGTSSGLDDFSDLDSSFSGEICSFKSMEDLVHDFDEKLTVCFRNYNTTTENIAPIKAITEDSYLKDDEVWNTLTDNYGNVMPVDWKTSHIRSLHLPTLNLKEQEKPDGQSLDLSDDEELREQMDMHSIIVSCISDEPLFTAEQVIEELEEMMQESPDPEDDESPSQSDLSVLSQDLHALKRSGSDSSCEDRLRQRSVSELTETLEEVETAIRRFSEELIQALALRDELDYEKEVKNSFISLLIDVQNRQKEHRELLRKKRKVRSTTIAGPNGQRTASTRIPGTLLTLEGLSNVIHNGIRQTFGNTRGDKQYLTTVIPYEQKAGSPPVEDLQILTKILHAMRDDSEKVSSLLTDYILKVLCPT encoded by the exons ATGGCGGCGCCGCTAGCGCACTTCGATGAGGACTGGCAGGATTTTAACGAGTTCAAGCCGGCCTCGGCGTCGGCCGACCGGCTGGACCAGCTGAATTCTAATGTCGGCGGCACCTCGTCGGGCCTCGACGACTTCTCCGACCTGGACAGCAGTTTCTCCGGGGAGATCTGCAGCTTCAAGTCGATGGAGGACCTCGTCCACGACTTCGACGAGAAGCTAACAGTGTGTTTCCGGAATTACAACACCACGACGGAGAACATCGCCCCCATCAAAGCCATCACAGAGGACAGTTACTTGAAGGACGACGA GGTGTGGAACACTCTGACGGATAACTATGGCAACGTGATGCCGGTGGACTGGAAGACGTCACACATTCGCTCCCTCCACCTCCCGACCCTCAACCTCAAGGAGCAGGAG AAGCCGGACGGCCAGTCTCTGGATCTGTCTGACGACGAGGAGCTGAGGGAGCAGATGGACATGCATTCCATCATCGTCTCCTGCATCAGCGACGAGCCGCTCTTCACAGCGGAGCAG GTTatcgaggagctggaggagatgatgCAGGAGTCTCCAGACCCAGAGGATGACGAGAGTCCCTCCCAGTCGGACCTGTCCGTGCTCTCTCAGGACCTCCACGCCCTGAAGCGCTCGGGCTCCGACTCCAGCTGCGAGGACA GGCTGCGCCAGCGGTCTGTGTCGGAGCTGACCGAGACGCTGGAGGAAGTGGAGACGGCCATTCGTCGCTTCAGCGAGGAGCTGATCCAGGCTCTGGCCCTGCGAGACGAGTTGGACTACGAGAAGGAG GTGAAGAACAGCTTCATCTCGCTGCTGATTGACGTGCAGAACAGGCAGAAGGAGCACCGCgagctgctgaggaagaagaggaaggtcagAAGTACGACTATCGCCGGGCCCAACGGCCAGCGGACGGCCAGCACACGCATACCTGGCACG CTCCTGACTCTGGAGGGACTCTCCAATGTCATTCACAACGGCATTCGTCAAACCTTTGGCAACACGAGAGGGGACAAACAG TACCTGACCACAGTCATCCCTTACGAGCAGAAAGCCGGCTCCCCGCCGGTCGAAGACCTCCAGATCCTGACGAAGA tACTGCACGCCATGAGGGACGACAGCGAGAAGGTGTCCTCCCTGCTGACGGACTACATCCTCAAAG TTCTCTGTCCCACGTAA
- the fez2b gene encoding fasciculation and elongation protein zeta-2 isoform X2, with translation MAAPLAHFDEDWQDFNEFKPASASADRLDQLNSNVGGTSSGLDDFSDLDSSFSGEICSFKSMEDLVHDFDEKLTVCFRNYNTTTENIAPIKAITEDSYLKDDEVWNTLTDNYGNVMPVDWKTSHIRSLHLPTLNLKEQEKPDGQSLDLSDDEELREQMDMHSIIVSCISDEPLFTAEQVIEELEEMMQESPDPEDDESPSQSDLSVLSQDLHALKRSGSDSSCEDRLRQRSVSELTETLEEVETAIRRFSEELIQALALRDELDYEKEVKNSFISLLIDVQNRQKEHRELLRKKRKVRSTTIAGPNGQRTASTRIPGTLLTLEGLSNVIHNGIRQTFGNTRGDKQYLTTVIPYEQKAGSPPVEDLQILTKILHAMRDDSEKVSSLLTDYILKALV, from the exons ATGGCGGCGCCGCTAGCGCACTTCGATGAGGACTGGCAGGATTTTAACGAGTTCAAGCCGGCCTCGGCGTCGGCCGACCGGCTGGACCAGCTGAATTCTAATGTCGGCGGCACCTCGTCGGGCCTCGACGACTTCTCCGACCTGGACAGCAGTTTCTCCGGGGAGATCTGCAGCTTCAAGTCGATGGAGGACCTCGTCCACGACTTCGACGAGAAGCTAACAGTGTGTTTCCGGAATTACAACACCACGACGGAGAACATCGCCCCCATCAAAGCCATCACAGAGGACAGTTACTTGAAGGACGACGA GGTGTGGAACACTCTGACGGATAACTATGGCAACGTGATGCCGGTGGACTGGAAGACGTCACACATTCGCTCCCTCCACCTCCCGACCCTCAACCTCAAGGAGCAGGAG AAGCCGGACGGCCAGTCTCTGGATCTGTCTGACGACGAGGAGCTGAGGGAGCAGATGGACATGCATTCCATCATCGTCTCCTGCATCAGCGACGAGCCGCTCTTCACAGCGGAGCAG GTTatcgaggagctggaggagatgatgCAGGAGTCTCCAGACCCAGAGGATGACGAGAGTCCCTCCCAGTCGGACCTGTCCGTGCTCTCTCAGGACCTCCACGCCCTGAAGCGCTCGGGCTCCGACTCCAGCTGCGAGGACA GGCTGCGCCAGCGGTCTGTGTCGGAGCTGACCGAGACGCTGGAGGAAGTGGAGACGGCCATTCGTCGCTTCAGCGAGGAGCTGATCCAGGCTCTGGCCCTGCGAGACGAGTTGGACTACGAGAAGGAG GTGAAGAACAGCTTCATCTCGCTGCTGATTGACGTGCAGAACAGGCAGAAGGAGCACCGCgagctgctgaggaagaagaggaaggtcagAAGTACGACTATCGCCGGGCCCAACGGCCAGCGGACGGCCAGCACACGCATACCTGGCACG CTCCTGACTCTGGAGGGACTCTCCAATGTCATTCACAACGGCATTCGTCAAACCTTTGGCAACACGAGAGGGGACAAACAG TACCTGACCACAGTCATCCCTTACGAGCAGAAAGCCGGCTCCCCGCCGGTCGAAGACCTCCAGATCCTGACGAAGA tACTGCACGCCATGAGGGACGACAGCGAGAAGGTGTCCTCCCTGCTGACGGACTACATCCTCAAAG CTCTGGTATGA